attcttTTATATCCATACAAACTAGCATAATATACAGAACAGGATGATCACATTGTAAATTTAGTTTATTAGTAAAGTTGACATTCACCCAGAACAAAAGTGGCACAGATAAGAACTTGGAGTAAAATGAATTCGGAATGAATTGCATCCATACTTCTTCCTCAGCTTTGGAACAGTCATAAAGTATATGAAGAATATTCCCGTCAGTGCCCTTCTTTCCatactattatattttaatagtaaaatagACCACAAAATTAACCTGagtcaatttgaattttttttttaaaattcagaaAGTACAAAGAAAATACAATTATAAAACATCTATAAATAAATATCCAATTAATTATAATATAGAATTCAATTAATTAcaactataaaaaaaataaaaatatattcaaaaCCCTCTTTGTCTTCATTCCTTTCTTCACCCTCTTTAGTGGTAAGAGGGAAAAGGAAGGGGTTGATAAGTGCTTTACACCCTCTCTTAAATTGGTTTAGACtatccaaaattcaaaaaaacataaattaagataaaatgtaaaattagtcaattttatttatcttagattacattttagttccttatatttgaaatgttatgttttaggcACTTACATTTTTGTTACGAAGTATCCACTTTGCCATTCATCTCCGTTACTTCCGTAACAACAATCCTACATAACAATCCAAATGAGTTCTAAATGCCAATTGGGATGAGAATAGTTTTTTCaatcaaaatgaaaaagaaagctAAAAGAAAAAGGGGACCAACTGTTTTTATTTTCCAATCAAggtgtaattaatttaaaatttacaattaattaaatttagttaattaaaaaaCCTATTCTAGTCCCAATTGGACattcaagttggcatttaaaattgATTTGGACTACCACTTAGGATTGCTATTAGAGAGGTAACGGAGCTTAATAAGAGTGACCACTTTGTAAcaaacgataacgtaagtgactaaaatgtaatctgagacaaacaaaagtgactatttttataattaccCTTAAATATATGATAAAGTTATAATTTAAGCATAAAATtgctaaatttttaatttaatcattttaaataccacaaaatataattaaatatgtattttgactcttataaaatatatatattttaatctcgATTACCCTAAAAATAAATCCAACTTCACCCTGCATTAATCTAATTACATACTAGTTATTAGTTCAATAATTCATTGTTATTTTCATGTTATTAGTTGAATAAATCGAAAAGTAAAAGCATAAACACAAAATACTTTTTCAAAGCTccatttcaattttttcaatattCATCACATGTTtcttacaaaaaaataaaaaataaataaaatattcgtTCACATGTTAGATTTTTCATACATGTAGCATGtaagaaaacaaagaaacaatGGAAGCCCCAACCAATGATCCAAGAACAGGCAAGGTCGCGGCAGCTACGCTGGAATCTGGTCCTGATGCTGTGACGGAAGAAGGAGAGGAGCTAGGACTAGAACCACCGGCGGAAGGGGAAGGAGCAGGTGCACCGGCAGCCATGACGGCGCTCATTGAGGCAGCAGCAACAATGATGGCGGTGGAGACCTTCTTCATGTCCATGGCGTGTAAAGGGATTATTAAACGCACCAGGAATGAACGGGACCTGCGTTTAATTGCTGGAGAATGGGGATCCGCCGGTGATTGTTATTATTTGCTTTGTTATTGCAGGTCTGAAGAACAATGATGTTGGCGAGGATCTTTTATAGGTGAAAATTCATGGCTATTTTTAGTGacgaattttttttataaaaattacgtGTTTGGTTTTCGCATGGTTTGCGGGATAGACATGcaattttttgaatatttttaacgatttttagaTAATgcgattttaaaatttaagattgaatgataattaatttttatttaaatttaattaaattatttgaatatgttttattttttcattataatttttaaaattataaattttacttGGATGGATATGATTCTTTTACGAAACCTTAATGGTAAAGTAAAGCATGACGATTctaattatttatatgtaaatattacaTAATAAGATGTactaaaaaatattatatattatgataaATGGTTGGATGGTAAGTTTTTATTGAGATGAATATAAGActgtaaagataaaattattagTTAAGTTTCAATATTTGAGGAAGATTGCATTTCAGcccttttattaaaaataaagagtaaattaacttttatatatttgaaatatacAAATTAGTTCATctgttaaattttatttattaaatgatgACGTGAAACGTTAAATTTTTGTTGAAAATTATGTTTTATGGGTATATGAAAATAGTCACCCAATTAtgtcttttattctattttgattACCTAACTAAGAATTCGTTTGGATTTGAGTTTACCTCCAGTGTGGCACGATATGGGGCACTTTATTGCCCAATCATGCCACAATCAATCGCTTGGATGCATAAATGAGATTCAATTTCATTGCTGTGAGGCTTTACTTTTTTGTTGGGGATTATAACTCCACTAACATTTTCTTTCCTTTTGTATTTAGACTTAGTCATGGACTGAGTCTCCTGACTCAAAGACATGTTCGAAAAGTGTAAGCATTTGTGTAAAAGTATATAGGCTTGAAAAATAGGCTTAGGCAAAAAAATGAGGCATGTTTTCTAAACGAGCCAAGCCTTGGGTAAGCTTTTTTTGGCTTGGCCTCAGCTCGGCCCGAATTTGTAAAAATAACCTACTGCTTTTTGCTgctattttcactatttttgctGTTGTCTTGTCACTATTTTGGTGTCgttttgctattattttgttattattaattagataTTGTATAACCCTGATTTTGTAGTTAATTtttctactattttagaggtatttgttTGGTAAGTTGCACCAATCATAGTGCTATTTatgtataaattttttaaatttattttcaatttgctaGGAAACattaattttagtgtttttagtgtatttgatatattgttcttttaaatttattttatataaaataaaatataaaaaaattaatctgAACACGCCGGCCAAGCTCGGGTTTTAACATTTCTATTTAGgtcaattttgaaaaaaattttaagctCAATTTTCAGGTCGGGCCTAAAAAACGGGCCTAAAATTCTATTGCCGGGCCATGATGACCTCTATTTGTATCCTTGCTCCATTTGTTTTATAACCATACTCCTTATGCCATGTTCattcattttcaattttttattcttttaataggttaaataatttttctaatttttaataaattaatatatatatatatcatttaatataataaataattataaatggttataaaaaattaattaaaatatttataaaatattatgatacatgttattattttattaaattaaattacaatttcacatattttaataatttcataaaaataaaataatttacaacttttattatatatcatttctaataatgataaaaaaatttattatttctaACTTAATATCCTCACCTCGCTGCTATAGCTGTGTTTGAATCCAAATACATACTCAATTGTTATTTTTAACCTCATCCGAGCTAAACACAAATGCCCATTCAAACTAAACCTAAGttgtcatatacataaattatacaGAGGCGAATCCAGGAGGGGTTGGTAGGACACTAgtaaaatagtaaaatagtaaaattaacactagtaaaatagtgaattaaCAATATTTTGTGTTTGCTCCTAAAATTTTACACATATTATAATTACAAGGATGAAATTGTTACATGCTGGTTATTAATTCAAAAATTTATTGTTATTTTCATGTTTAAAACTTAAAAGTTAATTCAACTACTTTAATTTATCGTAATTTTATTTTCGGAAATCAAAAgtaaaacataaacacaaaatattATTCAAAGctccattttattcaattttttcaatATTCATCACATGtttctttcaaaaaaataaaataaaataaaatattcgtTGGCATGTTAGATTTTTCATACATGTAGCTTACTGCAGCATGtaagaaaacaaagaaacaatGGAAGCCCCAACCAATGATCCAAGAACAGGCAAGATAGCGGCAGCTACGCTGGAATCCGGTCCTGATGCTGGGGTGGAACCAGGAGAGGAGCTAGGAATAGAACTACCGGCAGAAGGGGCAGGAGATGGTGCACCAGCGGCCATAACGGCGCTCATTGAGGCAGCGGCAACAATGATGGCGGTGGAGATCTTCTTCATGTCCATGGCGTTATAAAAAAAAGGGATTATTAAACGCACCGGAAATGAATGAGACCTGCGTTTAATTACTGGAGAATGGGGATCCGCCGGTGATTGTAATTATTTGCTTTGTTATTGCAGGTCTGAAGAACAATGATGGTGGGGAGGATCTTTTATAGGTGAAAATTCATGGCTATTTTTAGTGacgaaattaaaaagaaaattacgTGTTTGGTTTTCGCATGGTTTGCGGGATACACATgcaaaattttgaatttctttttaACGATTTTGACTGGATTTTTAGGTaaggggatttttttttttttgggttttttggtAAGAGAGAAGAGTACTAAAGTAGAGAACAATAATTACATCAAAATCATCTTGCAAATTATTAATGGAAGTATCAATTTGTCGGGAGAAGAAGTAAATTCATGGAGACTCAATTGATAGTCAAACATCATTCCAGCTAAGGCATTAGTCACTCCATTAGGTCCATATAAATATGCTCGATGCGAACCACCTATGCTCGAGCGCAAAGCTCTTTTATTCTGCATACCAGTGCCTTGTTCACTACGCCTTTATAGTCACCATTAATTGCTTGAACTACAATTAAATAATCTCATTCCAGAACAGTCAATTTCCACCCTTTAGACCAAAGCAGTGTAAGTCCACCATAGATTGTCCAAAGTTGTGCTTGTTCAACACTACATTTCCCAATATTGTGACCGTAGCCAAATATCCATCAGCCACGATTGTCTCTAGCAATCCCAACTAAGCAGGCAAGTCCAGTATGAGGTTTCCTTGCACTGTCTGTGTTCATTTTGACGCAACCAACTATTGGTGGCTGCCATGTGCTTGTTCTAATTCAATTTTTAACCTTGATCATTGGTTCCCTATTCACAGCCCAACTCCAAATCGATTCTACAACCATACCAGAATTATGAGGAACATTTCCAaaaacaaaagaattcctttgtTTCCATAAAAAATAGCATAGCATACCAAATAGGGTGTTCCAATTCTGAGGAACATTTCCAaaaacaaaagaattcctttgtTTCCATAAAAAATAGCATAGCATACCAAATAGGTTGTTCCAATTAACATCTTTGAATTGTAAATTCGGTTGATTAGAAAGATTGAAATTCACCCAAGATAAAAGTGACAGAGATAAGAACCTGGAGTAAAATAATTCGAAATGAATTGCTTCCATACTTCCTGAGCTTTGGAACAATCACGAAGTATGTGAAGAATATTTTCTTCTACAGAACCAGAAATGCATTAACTAGCGTCATCGGTCAGTCTGTGTCTGCATCTTTCCATGTTTGAAAGGAGTCGCTCTTTTAAAACTAGCAGTAAAAACTATCGAACATGTTGCGAGCCATCATAGGACTAAGAAAGTTCCCATTTATTGTCTGAACTATTCCAGGAATCACGAGATAAGAAAGTATAGGCTGCTTTAACAATTAAGTCTCCATTCGTAGACCATTTAGATACTAATGAATCCGATCCATCAAGTGCACTAGGGGGTAGAACACCAGCTATTTTATCAAAAAAAGATTCGTCCAGATGATTTCTAATATACCTCTAATTCCATTCACCGTCATTTCTAACGAAATCTTTGGGGATGAGATTTTCATCTCGAGCCATATGATTCGGATCATGAAGTATCAAAGGACCTACCTTAGGAATCCGATCATCAACCCAAAATCTGATTAAATACCCATCTAATATGGACCAACAGAGGCTATCTCGTAAGAGCGGTCAAACTTTAGCAATGGACTTCCATACAAAAGAGCTTCTGTTGCACGTAATTACCATTGGACATACCTCTTGAAATTTGTATTTAACTCTCATCACTTGAACTCATAAAGCATCCTTGTTAGTAATGAAATTAAAGCCCAACTTTAAGAGGAAAGACTCATTTTGCTACCTTAAATGTCGAAGACCCAGTCCATTAGCCCGGGGTTGACAGTAGTCATCCCATTGCACTAATGTTGGTTTAGATCTTAAGGAAGAACTCCCCCAAATAAAACACTTTGCAATCTTCTCAATCTCCATACATATACTATTGGGTATCAAAGTTGTTTTGTAATAACCCATTTTCAGTGATACACAAAACAGTTGTTTCGAAATTCCATTATTGGAGGATCAAgtcaataaaaattatttaataattttacgaatttttttatattcttataatGGTTATTAGTTTAGAAATTTATTAATTGATTAGTAATTAAGGTATAGGGACTAAACGTAAAAACTGTAAAAGTTGAATTTAAGTGGATTGTTTAATTGGTTGAGAATGATTTAATTATTGGAGGATTTGTTTGACAATAAGCCAATTTTGGACATAATGGCCGGCCATGGAATTAGTTTAGTTgaaattttatattgatttttagttaaaaaaataaaaattaaaaggtttaaaatataaaaacatggaaagtGTCATCATCTTCCTCATTTTTCTTATTCTCCCACGAAAACAGCATTTTTGGAGCTAGGAGAGTTCGGCAATTTCACAAGCTTGCATGTAGGTATATTTGAGATtgatttttgtaaattttatatttttgtgatcgttgtaacTTAATTTAGCTATATTGTACATTCGTTTTTAACACCGTTAAAGATTTAAAATGCCACCATTAGAGATAATTGAAGCTTTTGGTTGTTAAAATGATGCTTTAAAAACTTAGGAacggaaaaatgattaaattgtgaaattaatttttagttttgattttaggggctaaattatGAATACcttgaaattgatatgaaatttttataaattgtgATAATAGGAGGCTGTATAGGGACATATTTGAAGTGGGTTTAAATTTTGGAGTTTAAATTCGGAAGATATGATAAAgtttgattttagggactaaattgattaaaatgaaaaactttagggacattcaaataataaaattgagcTGATATATGCTTATAATAGGGTGAAATAAGAGGattgaaattgataaattgaatagaataattGTATAGATCAGAAATTAGACCAAATCGAAGTAATCATGGAAAAAAAGACAAAATATTCATTAGTCCTTAGAGACTTGACCATTTTCTATTTGTCCATATAAGTTCATATGGGTAGGATTGTACTTAATTTTCTATATATTTGAATTATAATTTTGCGTATCTTGATAGTAAATTAAATTGTTTGCAATTTGGTGCAAAAATGTGAGGTATGAACTAAATTGTAAGGAATTGAACAATTAATtgcaaattgaaataattaagtAGTTGACCTTGAATTGGAATAAAACAGGATATATTATGTGATGAAGTGATGATTTGAGGAAATGAGCTGAATTGATTCGATTTAGATTTGTTGAAAAGTGATAAAAACCGAattgaatatatgtgaaaatattatataaatttataaatgtgAAATTGAATCAATATTATTATGTGTTATGCTATCATATTTGAGAATTGGTGATTGATTGATGAAATTATGTAATGAAATTGAGAAACTGTTATCCTATTAACTGTTCGGGTAGAGTCGGTTATAGTTGGAATACTATGGATGGGAAGagttcagggttacttcaactaCGTGTTGATGAGGCAGTGGGTGCCAAATTATTACTTCGGTTATACCGACGAGGCACTAGGTGTCAAACACATTGATGAGTACTGGACGCAAACTATTTACTTCAACATTGTCCGATAAGGTATTGGGTGCTAAactggtgtgattggttggatccGTATATCTGTTCGAATCCGAGTTAGATTAATAGGGgtataaaatgaaattttgataaatgatatttaaattgggttgatattatgatttgattatttgtaTACATAATGTGATTTATGAATATCGATGGTATCTGAAAAATTATACAAACTAGTTATACAAGCCCAGAGGATCGATATAGAATTGAGATAAATCAAAGAATTCGGTTCAAAATTCGAATAAGGAAATGAAATGGTAATTGACATTAAATTGAAATTGAACATATAATAGATAAATAGATggaatgatatgatattatgagaATGATGTTTATATGGTTaaatgttgatttggttttgaGCATGGTATTGAAATGTGATTCTAGTTGATTTGGTTAATTTCAGATTGAAATGTTATATGATAAGGTTAAATGTTAATTCACCttttttatatttgatttgcCATGTTAAGCAAACTTTACCGAGCTAAGTAGCATGTAgtattattttgtaaactaaggtAAGTTATTGGTTTAATGcctatgaacttattaagcattgtaTATGCTTACCTCGTTTGTTTTCCCTTTCCCTGTAGATTGTCAACTTGCGAAACACATCAAGCGGATCATCCAAAGCTCACACTATCCTGATATGGGTTCGATAGTCTTTAGACTGTATTAAGGCTCGGTTATGTGTGGCATGTACTTAAGACTCGTTTTGGTTTACTTGTATAGTCATATGGCTTGAAATCTATGTTGATAGAATTATGACAAAGATACTGTTTAGTGGAAAACATATGCATTAGTAAATGGATTGACTTGTGCATTTGGCATTTGAAACGGCATTCGAGTATACGATTACATAGGTAATATAATGTTATGAAATGGTTAAAAGGTTTGGTTGATTAGGTTGAGTTTATTTAAGttaatttgatatgttttgatgcCAATTTGTGGAAATATTggattagtttatttgaaatgGTGATATATGATGTTTTGACAATGGTATGATTATATGTCTATAATATGTTGTGATGTTTTGAGTGGTTAATGAGTAAGAGATAACATAATAGGTTGATAAAGAGTATTGGATGATTCTAATACCTTGTGTGAAAATCATGATGTCGGTTACATGAGGATGAGTAAATAGGTCTAATAGGTGACTTAATTTGAAGGATGAGTGGTAATAGATTATTATAGTTGCATGATAATTGAATTTGCACTAGTAGAATGGAATAAGCCTAGATATTGTCTAGTTGATTTGGTTAGTATATGTTTTAATGTTTGAATAGAGAATGAAGCAATGAGTTGGATGTAATGGACCATGATTGGAATAGCATAACATTCTTTGAGTTTTGGTTGATGTTATATCTATGATATAGTAGCCTTGGTGCTTGGGGTTAAATTGGTATATTTGAATTTGGCTTTTTTATATTATATGAGAGATTTTGGAGTGTTTATTGATACTACTTGGATAAGTTCAAGCATATAATAGGCATTGTGGTTTTTGACAATTCTACACAAAAGTGTCGATACCATCGATAATTGATCATATGAACAGTTTTCTTAAATAAATAGAATTATAATTTGATATCGATACCAAATAAAGTACCGATACAGTATCGATACCAAGCAATTAAGTTCGATACTAACtctaatattttgaaattttacaattCAGCCTTATTCATGTTCGGACTTCACAATTAAAACCTTGTATGTTCTAATTTGGGAATTAGAATGCATACTTATTTGTAATACAATTGCCCTAGCAACGAATGTGACATCTCATTATTCGAATTCGATGATCGGATTAGATAATAGGGAGTTACATGTTTGCATAATGTAATTGGGGGTTAACATAAGAATAGATTGTACCAAAGTAACACGAATTGCCATCAAAAGAAGTTTAGCATCACAACTATCAAGTAACACTGTGAAAAAGTGGCATGCCAAGATAAACACCAAGGTTAGGAACTTCATTAAATCCCAAAACCATGCAGATTTGGAAACCGATATTAGAGTattctttgaaaaaaaaattgtctttTGGGCATTAACTTTGTGATAAGTCCAAAAATTTCCAATGTATCTTTAACAACTTTTTCTTGTTCCGTATCAGCATCAATGAACAGGAACAAATCATCCCCAAAAAATAGATTCAAAACTCCAAGGCATCCTTTCAATAAAAAGATTGGTTTCCAAAGCCTCTCTCCAACCAATTTATGAATATATTGTCCCAGTCTTTCCATACATagaataaataaatatggagatAAAGAACACCCCTAGGTAATACCTCTTGAAGGTTGGAACTCATCCAATAAAACACCATTCCACAGGGTTTGCATACAacctgaagaaatgcattccatTTTAATTTCAGATATTCCATGGTGAGGAATGGAACGTAGTTGGTGCTGGACCAAGAGTGTTAAAACGCATGACGAGAGAATCCCGCAATTTAAAAATGTTTCAAGAGGTCGATGGGCATTGGGCTCCACCTCTCGAGGATTGGATCAAGCTCAATATAGATGG
This is a stretch of genomic DNA from Gossypium arboreum isolate Shixiya-1 chromosome 11, ASM2569848v2, whole genome shotgun sequence. It encodes these proteins:
- the LOC108471916 gene encoding arabinogalactan protein 23-like, coding for MDMKKVSTAIIVAAASMSAVMAAGAPAPSPSAGGSSPSSSPSSVTASGPDSSVAAATLPVLGSLVGASIVSLFSYMLHV
- the LOC108471915 gene encoding arabinogalactan protein 23-like, with product MDMKKISTAIIVAAASMSAVMAAGAPSPAPSAGSSIPSSSPGSTPASGPDSSVAAAILPVLGSLVGASIVSLFSYMLQ